The genomic segment TTGGAACGATATGAGAGACTTTTGTTTTCGGGTGAGCCATTCCTTTAAGACAGCGTTGATTTATTTCTGCATAATTCATGGAAGCCATTTATCCGGTTTTTCTAAAAGCAAGCAGTCCTGCTGAATAAGAAGCTTTCCTAAAGCAATCCTGTCAAGTTATGTTATGATAGATGAGCACATTTGGCAGCACTGCGCACTTGGACTCCATTAAACGTCAAAAGACCGTGGCTGTGATAATGACGCTGTGAGCTCGAGCGTCTCTGGCCGGGACCCAAATCCTGTGAGGAAGGACGTGAGGATCTCGACTCCCTCAGCCTCTGTCACAGATCCTCCTGGCGCGTGGCCACGCTTGGATCCGCTATTTAAACCGGATTCAGCTGACAACCCCGTTAGTTAGAGAGACTTGAATAAACGCGAGGAACGGGCCGACGCGCTCCAGGGTGAAACATCCCGGTGAGTAACAACAACTTTAATAGAAAGTGCTATAAAGTCATGAacggacataaaaaaatatatttaaagccCAAAATTTGTAGCCTACTTAcgaataatgataaataataattttaaatcatgTATAAATATTGGACTGATGTTATTAcagttaatgttaatacattattatttttgtccttttttttactttgatgtcAGTTTATATTGTGTTACAATGTGATACAGTCTCCGAAATTAATGTTTCTTtagtatattttattcatttttattttacttatttgtttttcctttcctcattattattatattatctattattttacaaatttgtatttattttttaatcttctcattattattattattatcattattattactactaccacTATATCATTTAAAAGGACTAAGTTGTTAGCTAACTTCCGCTCTGTTTTTTTACAGATTATTTAACTCTGTTTCTGTTACTGTGGTAATGGATTTGGCGCGCAACGCCTCCGCGCTGTCATCGCAGCAGACCAACCGAATCGTCTTGTCCGGTGGAAGCGACAGCAACGCGTATTTGTACATCGTCATCGTGGTGTCTTTCTACGGAGTCTTCCTCACTGGCATCATGCTCGGTTACCTGCGCACCAAACGGCGCGAGAAGAGGCGCACGAACGCGTTCACGCGGCTTCTGCACGAGGAGGAGCAGCGCGAGTGGGGCGCGAGCCAGAAGAAGCACAGTTTCAGCCTCCCCGCGTTTCCCGCCCTGCGCTCCACGCCGGTGCCTTTCATGCTGAGCCCCGGCCGCGCGCTGGAAAGCGGGAGGATTCTCTCGCCTCTGGCGTGCGCGCTGTGCTCGGTGGAGCGGAGCAGCGTGAGCTCCCTCAGCTCCGTCGCGGATGTGCGCTTCACTATCGAAGAGGAGTCGGACAGCGGCGGACACGAGGATCCACAGAGAACGGGCTCGGACCACAACATACACGGAGCATCCGGGGGAAAGCTCAAAGAAGCGCTCTGAGGTTCCCGCTGCAAACCGTTACGATGGCAACCATAGTTCCCGCCGAAATGCAGTGATTACAGTTAATGGTACAACAAATAAAACTGTTTAAAGTTGGTACAAGACAccgttgtaataaaaaaaaaaacaagtaaagaaCGTTTCTAAAAAGGCTTCTTGTACTGTTTTAAGAAAACCCTGTGTTAATTTATTGACGTTTCACGGTTGTAAATAACTACTGTAGTAACTTGGCGGGAACTGTGAAAGTTCTCTGAAGTGCCTTAATGGAAAATATGAACTCTTACGCCAGAAACATATTTTTACACAAGCACATAACTAGCGATATAAATTGGATTTGACACATCTTGGATTACAATGACGCACGAAATTCAATTTGTGTTACTAGACGTGTATTTGCTCGCATGCTTGTGTGAAGTATGTTTCAGGCATTAAACGCGATGTGACCACTGCCAAACATTGCGATACACCTGGAAGTCacttgaacaaaacaaaacaatttttttagcattttactcAATAATGGCCTATATCGTCATTCACACAGACTTGTAAAATGATTTACAAAACGTAAAAATGTCTGTATATTTTGTTCTATAGACATTGATatgtctataattttttttttttaccttatttcatgtgtaaactaaataaaatgttccTTCAGAATGTGAAGGTTGTGTGGCTGTTTATGTTTGCACTTACCGATTATTGCCACTTGGGGAAGACAAAGACCACCGGGGCTTCTCCAGGGAAGGTTTCTCACAGATTAGGGTTTTTGAAACTCTATAGACCTAGGAACCTAAAATGGTAACACGTTAAGACATAagcattcaaaaatgtaattaaaggtttccaaaaaatatattttttatatattctccACTGGCCCAAGGGACTGAAACTCAGTTCTTAAAAATGCAATTAGACATTCTGAACCACTTTTCAGATTAGAAAAGTTTGTGTCAAGCCTCATGGCGTCATTTTAGAGATTAAGATCTTTCAAGCGTCCATTCCTGAAACATTTTTCACTCTATTCTTCCCCTTGAGAGTAGGCTAGATGTTTATTCAGGGACAAGGGAGTTTTCTATATTTCATGATTTTGTGCTTCCACACAGATCTGGATGATTATAAATATAACCAGAATCCTTCATTATCATCTTCCTCGCAGTCTTTGTTGTCTTAATGAAATGACATCACATGCACAAGTGTCAGTGACCCGTCTTCCACCCCAGGGATTGCAGTGGAAAGTTCTCGCATTTTCCGTCTGAGTGGCTCTTTTCCAATAAAAATTTCCTCAGTTCATCTTATGTGAGTAAAAACTGTTGCTTCGATGAATTGAAAaagatttcattttgtttttagacAAAACACAATGACACATAATGAATAAAACTTCCGAACAAAACACTGCATGTGAACAATTTACTGAATCTTTTTTCCCTATCAAAGATATGAATTATAAACCATGTCATGAAAATCTGATTTTATCTGAAAACAATATACAAATTCCAAGCTTATATGTGCAGTCACATCTCTGTTCATGACCCAATTTGTGCTCCCAGACAGATTCATgttgattaaaggggtcatatgatgcgatttaaatttgtcctttctctttggagtgtttcaagctcttggtgcatgaagaagatctgtaaagttacaaagactaaagtctcaaatccaaagagatattctttatcaaagtcaagacttgtccacgccctctCAAAACGCCCCaattaaacacgcccccacatgtctacatcactatgtgggaagatttgcataacgctgcccaaatgttcaagaaaagaaaaaaggcaaaaaactttcattctctctgttgACGCCGGCGCCATGGTTTTATATTTACACAGCGCGATACGTaacgcataaaaagacagtataagtaattataatccgtaattatgtcccaactggatgcaacaaatgcatcatttgtaatagattttaatgtttgtCTCATAGCGTTGGGAAATGGCCTCACGGTATGTTAAGGggcatttccgtcacatgcttgaggcattcgacCAATCACAACATACtggattgctggccaatcagagcacacgtcgcttttcagaacaatgagtttatttgtaaaatctacgtttcagaaggcggggcatagaggtgaaacaatgtacagtatgtggaaaataatgtgttttttaaccttaaaccacataaatacATTGCATTACGCCAAATAgcctacacaaaataatgttctttctagcaacatcatatgacccctttaaatgattGCTActatatgaaagacaaaagagGGAGTCAGAAGAGAGGTTAGTGTGACTCATACTCCCTGCAGAGGAAATGAAAATCACTTCCTCCCTCTCTATGGCTCTGTAACATGTATTGTATGGCATGAATGGAGCATTCAGGATCAGTTTTATAAGTGCTTCTGTGCTACACTTGTTAACAGGAGAGTGGTAACTGACCCGCTCTTTTATGATGCATTTATTATCCAACGTTTTTGCTAAGAGTATGGTCTGGCTCTGCATACAATTAAAGTAAAGTGAACTTCAGCTGTCAAAAAGGCTGTAAAAGTGGTTCATTAGCACTgtgttccaagtcttctgaacTCATAGCGTTGTGGAACAAACTGAATTTTATTTAGCTGAAAATTCACATAACCATAACTATTAAAACTTCAGTCTCAGTCAGCTACGATGCAAATTATATTTGACGAATTAAtcggctgtatatatatatatatatatatatatatatatatatatatatatatatatatatatatatatatattcccggTTTTGATCACTCTGATGAATCGTTTAATGAACTGATTCAATATTCAATTGACACCACTTACTGAAAGTTGAATATGAAAGTTATATATTCTTCAATCATTTAAATTTTGTATGCATGTTTGACAGTTAGCGGAAACTAGAGATTATAATTTATACagttttaaatatgcatatatttcttacaaaaacgcatggattcactTCAGGAGGTATATTTACCCCCTTTATGAACCACTGTAGGATggctcgagggtgagtaaatcataagataattttcatttttgggtgaacattaCCTTTAACAGAAAATGTCCTCTTTTACTgtataaaatctaaacattttgtccaatatttgtttttgtgttgtaTGAAACGGTGATACTTTTTGTGTTCAATTACTGGGTTATTTCACATAccgtctttaaaaataaatggtaaaataaaagtaatttctcTCTGTCTTTGCTGACTGATTTGGTCACGTTGACATTTGAGACTAACATTTACCATGTAAATCCCtaacacagaaaaacaaatgaaatttaATTTCTCTTATTCTCATCTGACCTTCAAGACTTCCCATTTAATGGAACATGTATGAGGCTTGCCATGTTTTAAATGGCAACCCAACTTgacttattcatatttaaatatcgAGTAACAATCTGAATAGTCAGATGTAATTAGGAAGATTAGGAAGAGTACCAATAAAATCGAACATAATGATAAGGTGAACACATACTAACCAGAACCATTCTCAAAAGAGTCTGAACACACGCAAATGTTTCATGTCTCCAGGTTCTTAATGAGAGTTTCTATGGCAACAGGTTCCCGAGGGAGTGCTTAATTAGATATCTGGATGGCGTAAGGACATCCGTATTAGGGCCAtgttgacgtgtgtgtgtgtgtgtgtgtgtgtgttagtgggtGAATGGGTGCTCCTCAAACAGCAAatgagttgaaaaaaaaaaacacattaaaggtgctgtagggaacttttgtaaaaaaaaatattttttacatatttattaaacctgtcattatgtcctgacagtagaatatgagacagataatctgtgaaaaaatcaagctcctctggctcctcccagtgtcctattgccatttgcagaaatccatcgctcccggtaaaaaacaaccaatcagagctgcggtccgtaactttgtttgtgttcaaaatgtagaaaaatgtatataataagcgagtacaccatgaatccattttccaaaccgtgtttttggcttgtcctgaatctctagggtgcacctataataagtgtttatattcggactattttagattgcttcgggggtaccgcggcggagtaacccagtacctttgtgattcttcatagacataaacagagagaagtagctccggctacgatgttcttccgcaagacgcaagcagttttgtttattaaccgctagagcgtcaaaagttccctactgtaGCTTTAAATCTTGTTCATTAATGTAATATTGCATGAAATGGTACAATAACGAGGATCAAACTGGCCCAGAATATTGAAAGAATTTGAAGAACAGACTCAACCCTGCTGTTAAAGACTAATTCTTACAGTTCCAATTAAAACTACAAAGGGACGTATGCCACTGAAGTTCCATAAAGTACTTTTCCTGATAGTTCTTCAGAAAACCATCTGTGCCCTGTTGCTTAAAAACCCCAAAACTGATATGAATAATATTGAAGTCCTAAACTAAATCTAAACACCCAAAACAGTTGATAGTACTATAAGTTCATAGTTGTGAGACTTAATGGGGTCCTAGAGGGTCAacttcagatgtttctcctaaaactcCTAAGGACAGATAAAACAGACTCAATGCTTAGTCAATGTTAATCTAATGTTGATTTAGTAGCTCAGATGATCATTAGGTCTTGGTATTCAATGAGAAATGTTTCCATTTGAGATGTACAGCCTTTGATAGCATTCTTGAGATCTCTTATGAAAAACTCTGAGACACATGACATTACTAGGGTCAAtttctttggggaaaaaaaacatctgaaactTGTTATTCAAAAGCCTGCAGTTCCTTTCCAGATTTGTCATTGCTGTCTAGTATAACGGATACATTAAAGTTGACATCACTAACATCATCAAATTGGTTGAACAAACAGATTGTCTCATACCAAGTTTACAGTCAATGATGGCTTGTTGGGATGGTCAGGATGATGTCAAGATGTCAACCTATGAAAGAGTTATAAGTGTCTCTGCATCTCAAATCATGAAAGGTATCTAATAGGAAATGTGATGTCCTCAAACTCACATCATTGGCTGACTCAGAAGTCGTCAAACTGGTCAGATCATAATTTTGAGAtatgagaaagtattttaacaccaGATTACACAGCTATGAGCAAGGAACCATAAAGAACCACTAAAGAATCTTTATTTTGATCTGGATTTGCTATCAGATCTCAGTTTTAGGGTCTCATTCTGGTGGTCTGAGCGGACGCTGGTTTGAACTCACTGATTAGCTGAACTtgacataataaaacaaaacaagataaGCCTCATGATTTCGGGAGGCTTGTAAGAGACCCCCAGTGGATTTTCCCAAAGCTCTTCATTTCCTGCAGCATGAATACGTGCAGAAAAACATCATGCATGAGAGTAAACCGGCAAAACATAAAAGATGATGATATTATGGTCAGAAATAACTCTTTTAAAGTctgaaaacgtgtgtgtgtgtgtgtactgtaaatctcAATATAACAAGCAACACTTTCACTCACCAACCAAATCAAATGAACATAGTAAGATGTTTGTTTTATAGCTGCTGTCtctgaatatatgtgtgtgctgaAGAATCTTTGATCCTGCTTTCAACTTTGCATTGACCTGATGccataaaaaactaaactaaatcttGCAAAGTAGATGATTGGATGCCATCTGCTCCCATCTCAGCAGGAAATCACTGCTAACTACCACGTTTTACTACTTAgatatgaaagaaaaagaaatgtaatatattagttCCCCGCCCCCAGCTGAGACACTCCAAACACGTACAGCCATGAtggttttaattgatttaatcacTTTAAAAAGTAAGGTACTAAGTGCAACATGTGCAGAACAAATCTGTCATATAACATACATGTAATCTTTAGTGAGAGCATGTAAAATAATATGCCATGTTTCAGCAGGTTATGGTCCAATgacttgtttaaattattttatcaattttttttcttttttagataattgatttttggtaacaatttacaaagcaacaattaattttttttttttttgcattattaaacattaacaaAGCAATTATTAATGCACACTGGAAACTTTTGCTGCTGATTAGGACACAGGGTAAAGTGTGTCAAGTTCTGAACATGGGAGGCTGGTTTTTATCTGATTTAAATATGATGCTGTGCTGAAATCACCCTGATGGAGCTGGCAGTGAGATGAGAGAAACAGTTTAGAGGTCAGAGGCTTGTAAACAACTACATAACAGTGCATTTCTTATACTGTATTCATCTTCTCGTATTAATTCTGAAAGCTTTCTAAATATATGAGCAAAATCCTTTTAAGCTGGATTTAAATGACGAGGCTTaatctgtgtgagtgtgtttgtgggcATAGAAAGTGCCAGAATGGACACGCTTGAAAAGACCAATTGCTGCAATGGTGGATGACTCACCGGTTGGGAGTATTTAtagcatcaacacacacacacacacacacacacacacacaaagaatgaGCCTTTTAACCTGGAAAAAGTCaaatcactctctttctctctcaacaTACATGAACAAACCATAACACAggtagataaataaaataaatgcaataaataaaataaacttgctCATGTTGATTTTGTTCATGAGAAAATTGATGAGAAATAACTGCTTGCTCTCATTGTTTGGGAATTGTTGCTGAAATGCTGTTGCCAGGCGCAGAACAAGCACGGTTGCTATGGATACAGATGTTGACAGCTGGCTTTGTCTGACTGACACCTGTGACCCCTCACTGATGTTCCCGCCCACTTTTGTCACTATGACCACATGAACACTGCAAAATGTTCAGAATATGTTAGTTATAGATTTTGAATCAAAATAAGGAAGTTTTATATGATATGTGGTGCCTGTCTAATCAATACACACTTATTGAGATATTAAAgctgtttgtctctctctctctctgtgtgtgtgtgtgtgtgtatgattgcTCTGCTCTTTGCTGTGAACAAAACCCTTGGGGATAATTATGTCTCCAAAACCGCTCTATTTCCAcctcagagagagagacaacaaCAATGGTCAGAATTCAGCCCCACGAAATTGTCAAAccataaaaagaaaatgtacttGTTGGACTGAAGCAACTCAAAAACAAAGCAACTTGAGTATAACTTGGCCCTAAGCAGAAATTATACAACAGCAGAATACCCGAGCATATTAAAATACAGGCAGATATTGACAAAACTGGCTGCTCAAAGAGAGCCGGATATGATCCTACTGTAGCCAAAGCCGATCTCACTAGTGTCACAGTACATCGATGCTTGTCACAAGAAGAGAAACCAGTCGACAAATCAGTGATGcgttcacaaacaaacacagtttAGAATTTTAGTATTTCTGTTTACTGAatttaacatttgtattttatcattttagaTTTTGTTCATTTAATATCTGTTCTACGTTCATTGTGAGCATGAGAAATGCCTGGCATGCCAATAAATCACATCAGAATCGAAAACTGAATTTAGAGGAAGAGAGGTGAGTTATTTTTAGTCTTAGGGCTTTGTTCAAATCAAGCAAACACcactaaatattacatttcagcATGCAGCATTGTGCTCCAGAAATAATAGAAATCTCTTCTAGTCTCTTCATTACTATGGGGTTGCTTTCTGGTGGCATAATGTATAGAGAACACATGAATGTCCATACAATGCATAGCAAAGCAACCACCTGTTACGCCACCCAATGCTAAAATCCACTCAGAACACCTTTGCTCATTGCAACCACAAAACAACattgtaaaaatgatttttcaaaatgtcaagtttaattaaatgtgtcgcctgctattttttattattgtacatttCCTGACAATTTCTGAGTGAACATTATTTCTGAGTAAATCcgacagattttttttctgcagtgtaCTCATGAAAGCACATAGCAATGCATTAAGAATCACTGTGGACACTGTACTAACTACAACCCAAAACATCCTAGCAATGGCTATGCATGCATCTGAAACGCTCTAGTGTCATGACAAGAGTTAAAAAAACCTTAATCTAATTTGGTCCATCACTGTCCCATCACACTTGTGTTACATACACTCTTCCACTATTACCCTTTGTCTttccattttctctttttttcctcattaaagctCATTTcgaagccacacacacacacacacacacacacacacacacacgcacacacacgcacacacacacacatctgacctATGAGTCATTGCTGGCAGCACTGCAAAACACTCTTccatcctccctctctctctctgtgtcagactGATGTTGTCTCTTGTTTCTGGTCTCTGTCGACTTATCCCAGTGTCCTGAGATGACCTGTCAATCACAGGATATTCAGAGATCAGGAGTGTGTTACTAGCATCTGCATCAGTGACCGAGAGTGTCTGCGTTTAACAGATACTTTCGGCACAGCTCAGTTTTACGGCTCTTCTTCTCTTTACCCTTTTGTTGAGTGGTTTCCTTTCCATTTCTGATCTCCAAAGGCTTCCCTGAAGCCAAACAGTCTTCTTACATCTCGTAGAGTcttgctttttttctctcttcttgtcTGCTGAGGTGCGATAAAGAAAAGTGACCTTGTTATTAGAGGCAGCAAAAAGAGAACCTGAACTATCACCAGCACAGGATGCCTCCAGGTTGTATACTTCATGCCATTAACTTGCAAGTAGCTGAAAGCAAATATGACTTTCAAATGTCAAATTGGATGAAtcgattaaaggaatagtttgcacACAATGCAATGCAATCATTTACTCAtgcaccctcatgttgttccaaacttgaatGAGTTTCTTTGGTGGAAACCAAAGCAGATACTTTGGAGAAGTGTccttgctgctcttttccatacaaaaaaaaaaaaggatgttatAGAAGAGGCACTTATAAGTCTACACAAATAGAATGTGCTATGTATTTCAAATCTGTTTTGGTATAAAAACTTAAAGAAATGAAACACTACTGCAGCTCTCAAATATAATTGACATTCATCTGCATTCAAATATGGCAAGTTAGGACACATTGCATCAGATTTTACATCGAATTTAAATGAACTGCTTGCAAGAAGCAATAAAGTTTGActggcattttttttcctttgcatTGCATTTTAGGTTAAATCTTTATCCAGTAATGGACATAAATATACAACCAATAAAATAACGACAACAACTCCACGAGAAGTATAACCAAATAAATCAGGTTAGATTTTGATACGGCTGATCTTTATCCCATAAATTGCAGTGCAATGTGTACCTTTTTTGTTGTGATGTAGCATTTTCCTAATAGCATCTGAACTGATTAAACCTCCATAATCTCAAACGGGAAACTACTCGGATTTTAATGACCGTGTAGGAGGCATCATGGGATATGGAGTCCATTTCAGCAATGAAACAGATGGAAATACTGATCAATAATTGAGATGAAGgggaaggagagagaaagagagagacacacaggacTCGTTGGCTCAGATCagatctgctgtgtgtgtgtgtgtgtgtgtgtgtgtgttttgtggagGGGAAGTAATTAAATTGTAATGTGTGTTGATCTGTTTAGAGTCCCTCAACATGCTGCTGCACTTTCCTCAAGATACTGAGAGCAACAACCTTcacccacacacatacaaaaacactaCACAAGACGACAGAaggggagaggaagagagaaacaTGAAGAAGTAACAAGAACACATAATGAACTGTTTAGAGTATCAGGTGACTGCTGACACACATCTATTGAGTTTGCATACCTCTCGTCTCATATGTTTATATTCCTTGCAGAATAAGATTTTACCAGATCAAAATAAATAAGAGATACAGTCttacaaataaaaactaacaaaGCCCATAAAATGCGTAAATGCATAAtcagaaataataaaatgcatttcacaGATGTCCATTAATTTGTGAGCACAAATGTGAATATACACAATTTTACCCAAGAGAACTGCTTTGGCATCTCTTCTTGTTTTCATAGGCCCACAACACTGTTAACGCTCTGACAGAGCAGAAATGTTTTGCATGTGTCTCAGTGTGGGAGGCACGGTTTGATGCCCAGATACATCTGAGAATTCAGGAAAAATGAGAACATTCCGTCCTGGGCTCCATGGGAAAACAGACAGCCAGAAGGGAGTGATGTTTGACAGATCAACAAACATAATCTTTCTCAAATATACAGAAAAACAAAGCTGATCGTGTTCTCAATCTCTCCGTTTGTCGTTGTACAAACACTGCGAATGATGCCTCAGACTGCTGAGAACACAAACCATAAATACCTGACATTAATTGTAGGGTGAAACATCTTTCATGTCTTGcctatttaaatgtgtttattttcctACCACAAGCACTGCacaggggaaaaaacacacaagatTCGTAATGTTGAAATGTGTCGACACTAAAAAGTTGCACATGTACAAGTGTGTGATCTCCTGTGAAGAAACGTTCAGAGGAAACAATATGGAGCAATGCTTTGACAGATCCATTTAAAGAATATTCTGGGATTAAAAATTGAAACTCTTGTCAAACACAGACTACAATTTCAACTCACTGACAGTATTCACTTGTTTGTTTGAGTTTACATaattttctgtggtaatcagTAGCAATCAAAATTATTTCTTGATCTTTTAATGTACTTAACATCTCTGAAAATTCAATTTCATCTTTCTGTGCACCATCAGAATATCTCAGTAGGCAATTTAacctaatttttttatatatataaaaacattagattttaatatattgcatATTATGCATTGGTTTTCTAGTGATGTGCATGTTGCATTATGTATGTTAGACAGTCAAATTCATACAAACTAATGCAATGCATTCTTCAAACACTTAAAAACATCTCATAATTATGCACTTCTCTGAAATGAGCATGAAAAATAGGAACTATATAACATTTTGTTGGGGCACAATAAAATGTTGTGAGAGCTGCTTTTAACAATAAGTATAGTTTGTCTTGCAACACTACAGGTAGTTTATGTCATCTGAACTTCTACCATGTGTGTGctgtctgtgtttctctgtcaATGTGATTAGTTGtctgaaatataaaatgcatcCAGCACACCGTATTCAGGATCATCGGGAGAACAAGCTGTTTTTAGCCCAGAAACACACTTACATAACAAAAGAGGTAATTGGagtacatagacacacacatttgtttactAAAGCTGTAATGTGCAGGAGAGATGAAATAATAAATCTGCATTAACAACAATGGTGCacctgttcacacacacatacagttgaaCTGTGTCAGA from the Carassius gibelio isolate Cgi1373 ecotype wild population from Czech Republic chromosome A15, carGib1.2-hapl.c, whole genome shotgun sequence genome contains:
- the kcne4 gene encoding potassium voltage-gated channel subfamily E member 4; this encodes MDLARNASALSSQQTNRIVLSGGSDSNAYLYIVIVVSFYGVFLTGIMLGYLRTKRREKRRTNAFTRLLHEEEQREWGASQKKHSFSLPAFPALRSTPVPFMLSPGRALESGRILSPLACALCSVERSSVSSLSSVADVRFTIEEESDSGGHEDPQRTGSDHNIHGASGGKLKEAL